In Sphingomonas sp. PAMC26645, one DNA window encodes the following:
- a CDS encoding polysaccharide biosynthesis/export family protein, with translation MRATLIGVVALSAMLGACADDNVGPNLRTGEAAYETIPAPVGAPRVQDYRIGALDTLDIVVFQEADISTRGVVVDAAGVISMPLIGRIQAAGNTSTQLADLLAAKLAERFYVNPQVTVTVASSVAQRVTVQGDVKEPGIYPISGPTTLLDTIALAKGESEDASLREVIVIRYIDGKRMGAVFDLKRIRRGDDADPAIAARDTIIVGHSTGKSAWHDILRAAPLLAGFGVFAQF, from the coding sequence ATGCGAGCGACCTTGATAGGGGTGGTCGCGCTGAGCGCCATGCTCGGCGCGTGCGCCGACGATAATGTCGGCCCTAACCTCCGAACCGGCGAAGCCGCGTATGAGACGATCCCGGCGCCTGTGGGGGCGCCACGGGTGCAGGATTATCGTATCGGCGCGCTCGATACGCTCGACATCGTCGTGTTCCAGGAAGCCGACATCTCGACGCGCGGGGTCGTCGTCGATGCCGCCGGCGTCATATCGATGCCGTTGATCGGACGGATCCAGGCCGCCGGCAACACCAGCACGCAGCTCGCCGACCTGCTCGCCGCAAAGCTGGCCGAGCGGTTCTACGTCAATCCGCAAGTCACGGTCACCGTCGCCAGTTCGGTCGCGCAGCGCGTCACCGTGCAGGGCGACGTCAAGGAGCCGGGCATCTATCCGATTTCCGGGCCGACCACGCTGCTCGACACGATCGCGCTCGCCAAGGGCGAGAGCGAGGACGCGTCGTTGCGCGAGGTGATCGTGATCCGCTACATCGACGGCAAGCGGATGGGCGCGGTGTTTGATCTGAAGCGGATCCGCCGCGGTGACGATGCCGATCCCGCGATCGCGGCTCGCGATACGATCATCGTCGGCCATTCGACGGGCAAGTCGGCCTGGCATGACATTCTGCGCGCGGCACCGTTGCTCGCGGGCTTCGGCGTCTTCGCGCAATTCTAA
- a CDS encoding polysaccharide biosynthesis tyrosine autokinase, protein MPEGEGDEPAIDLRAVWATIFRNRYMMIAIVGVALMLGIASALLMPRKYTAQSSIQIDQQVAKVLGTEDSEPQVAGSDADRFLQTQADVLNSRAIARRVSDSLALSANDDFLKRMTGARQIEIKPGDASLADQVVDVLQRNLTIDLRRNSRVVHIIFTSRDPALAAEIANSYATNFIEGNIQRKFSASSYSRRFLQNQLGLAKTRLEGSERDLIAYARSARLIDASAGARQQEADNAPRSLVTANLIQLNADSATSEANRLRTRARWEQARRAPLMSLPEVQANEAVQRLSQKRAEDIASLSEVRRRLKPDHPVVIQALAEIATLDQQIRQLAEVTRKSIENQYLTAERQNRALIQQVTALQGATLAEQGRSVRYNILRREVDTNRQLYEGLLQRYKEVSAEAGITTNNVSSVDTAEQPRRPTSPRPLLNVALALIAGLALAMLYAFGRDYLDDSIRDPQDVEQKLHIPLLGVVPDTRGDSPLDALNNPKSEIAEAYHAIRTSIELSSNQGPPRSILVTGSSKSEGKSTTSFALARDFAGLGRRVLLVDADLRRPSLHRTLGITLPEIGLSSVLARMTERGASILPTAFPGLSFLPSGRLPPDPATLFAGTAMQDLLAALEADYDVVIVDGPPVLALADAAQLTAAAQATVFVAEASSAHFGQARNAVSRLLRAGGTVIGCVMTKYNAKKAGFGQSYDYYRYRYDDASK, encoded by the coding sequence ATGCCTGAGGGCGAGGGGGACGAACCGGCGATCGATCTTCGCGCAGTATGGGCGACGATCTTCCGCAATCGCTACATGATGATCGCGATCGTCGGCGTCGCGCTGATGCTCGGCATCGCCTCCGCGTTGCTGATGCCGCGCAAGTATACGGCGCAGTCGAGCATCCAGATCGACCAGCAGGTCGCGAAGGTTCTCGGCACCGAGGATTCGGAGCCGCAGGTCGCGGGCAGCGACGCCGATCGCTTCCTCCAGACTCAGGCGGACGTGCTCAACAGCCGGGCGATCGCGCGCCGCGTTTCGGACAGCCTCGCGCTGAGTGCGAACGACGACTTCCTCAAGCGGATGACCGGCGCGCGCCAGATCGAGATCAAGCCGGGCGATGCCAGCCTTGCCGACCAGGTCGTCGACGTCCTGCAGAGGAACCTGACGATCGACCTTCGCCGCAACTCGCGCGTCGTCCACATCATCTTCACCAGCCGGGATCCTGCGCTTGCCGCTGAGATCGCCAACAGCTACGCGACCAACTTCATCGAGGGGAATATCCAGCGGAAATTCTCCGCATCGTCCTATTCCCGCCGGTTCCTCCAGAACCAGCTCGGCCTCGCCAAGACGCGCCTCGAAGGATCGGAGCGCGACCTGATCGCCTATGCCCGGTCCGCGCGGCTGATCGACGCCAGCGCCGGTGCGCGCCAGCAGGAAGCGGACAACGCGCCGCGCTCGCTCGTCACCGCCAACCTCATCCAGCTCAACGCCGATTCGGCGACGTCGGAGGCCAACCGCCTGCGGACACGTGCGCGGTGGGAGCAGGCGCGTCGGGCGCCGCTGATGTCGCTGCCCGAAGTGCAGGCGAACGAGGCGGTCCAGCGCCTGTCGCAGAAGCGCGCCGAGGACATCGCCAGCCTCAGCGAAGTCCGCCGTCGCCTGAAGCCCGATCACCCGGTCGTGATCCAGGCGCTTGCCGAGATCGCCACGCTCGACCAGCAGATCCGCCAGCTTGCGGAGGTGACGCGCAAGTCGATCGAGAACCAGTATCTTACCGCCGAGCGTCAGAACCGCGCGCTCATCCAGCAGGTTACCGCGCTCCAAGGCGCCACGCTCGCCGAACAGGGTCGCAGCGTTCGCTACAATATCCTGCGCCGCGAGGTGGATACCAACCGCCAGCTCTATGAGGGCCTGCTCCAGCGCTACAAGGAAGTCAGCGCCGAGGCGGGGATCACGACCAATAACGTCTCCAGCGTCGATACCGCCGAACAGCCCCGCCGCCCGACGTCGCCGCGGCCGCTGCTCAACGTCGCGCTCGCGCTGATCGCCGGGCTCGCACTGGCGATGCTGTATGCGTTCGGTCGCGACTATCTCGACGATTCGATCCGCGATCCGCAGGATGTCGAGCAGAAGCTGCACATCCCGCTGCTCGGCGTCGTGCCCGACACGCGGGGCGATTCGCCGCTCGACGCGCTCAACAATCCGAAGTCGGAGATCGCCGAGGCGTATCACGCGATCCGGACGTCGATCGAGCTGTCGTCGAACCAGGGTCCGCCGCGGTCGATCCTCGTCACCGGCAGCAGTAAGTCGGAGGGCAAGTCGACCACCTCGTTCGCGCTCGCGCGCGACTTCGCCGGGCTCGGCCGCCGCGTCCTGCTGGTCGATGCGGATTTGCGGCGTCCGTCGCTGCACCGCACGCTGGGGATCACCTTGCCCGAAATCGGCCTTTCGTCGGTCCTCGCGCGGATGACCGAACGCGGCGCGTCGATCCTGCCGACTGCGTTCCCCGGGCTCAGCTTCCTGCCGAGCGGACGTCTGCCGCCCGATCCCGCGACGCTGTTCGCGGGGACGGCGATGCAGGATCTGCTCGCCGCATTGGAGGCGGATTACGACGTCGTGATCGTCGACGGCCCGCCGGTCCTGGCACTCGCCGATGCGGCGCAGTTGACGGCCGCCGCACAGGCCACCGTGTTCGTTGCCGAAGCCTCGAGCGCGCATTTCGGGCAGGCACGCAACGCCGTGTCCCGCCTGCTTCGCGCCGGTGGCACCGTGATCGGCTGCGTCATGACCAAGTACAACGCCAAGAAGGCGGGCTTCGGCCAGTCCTACGATTATTACCGCTATCGCTACGACGACGCGTCGAAATAA
- a CDS encoding Rap1a/Tai family immunity protein, giving the protein MPLVLLLAAPLLVQSQKPNGPVPQASAPQASTSQVSAGPLAGGLFSAGQLRQRCLSNVPADASYCFAYITGVHDTVRAYEAWLNQREFCVPRHVPQGDLRQAFIDYLRDKPSDLSGEAASVVVVALKIRYACGSGARGMPPAPSRSGKP; this is encoded by the coding sequence ATGCCCCTCGTCCTGCTGCTCGCCGCGCCGCTGTTGGTCCAGTCCCAGAAACCGAATGGGCCGGTGCCGCAGGCTTCCGCCCCGCAAGCTTCAACCTCGCAAGTATCCGCCGGGCCGCTTGCCGGGGGGTTGTTCAGCGCTGGGCAGTTGCGGCAGCGCTGTTTGTCCAACGTGCCGGCCGACGCGTCCTATTGCTTCGCCTATATCACCGGCGTGCATGACACGGTCCGCGCGTACGAGGCGTGGCTGAACCAGCGCGAATTCTGCGTGCCCCGGCATGTCCCGCAAGGCGATTTGCGCCAGGCGTTCATCGACTATCTGCGCGACAAACCCTCCGACCTGTCGGGCGAAGCGGCCTCGGTCGTCGTCGTCGCGCTGAAGATCCGCTACGCCTGCGGTAGCGGCGCGCGCGGGATGCCGCCTGCCCCGTCTCGGAGCGGCAAACCCTGA
- a CDS encoding cell wall hydrolase, which yields MALLDLIRRQAPASHEPAPSTLILDPNTVSSLPPVRRFHLGVIVPAVLALIMIGGSIIVAVVSLGTPPDKTFDATGGTRWASTARIEAPFAPRTMRPLTPEQAVAWNAAAPTVAKRVESASTFALRTGKAEDYSRSLQCLTMAVYYEAGSESDDGERAVAQVILNRVRHPAYPKTVCGVVLDGSQRRTGCQFTFVCDGALGRLPSQKGWLRASRVATSALGGAVFAPVGWATHYHANYVVPYWASSLEKVAAIGAHIFYRWNGPAGRGGAFRGVYAGNEPAMTLPAAVVTPTATDATATVATASGAVAPSERPVLSGYRASLPDDSPVPTVSLGERRVLPRGPEVGDTSASAPTPERRVLPVSPTAN from the coding sequence ATGGCTCTTCTCGACCTTATTCGGCGACAGGCGCCCGCGTCGCACGAGCCGGCGCCCTCGACGCTGATCCTCGATCCTAACACCGTTTCGTCGCTGCCGCCGGTGCGTCGGTTTCACCTGGGCGTGATCGTGCCTGCAGTGCTGGCGCTGATCATGATTGGGGGATCGATCATCGTCGCGGTCGTCAGCCTCGGGACGCCGCCGGACAAGACGTTCGACGCGACCGGCGGCACGCGCTGGGCGAGCACTGCGCGGATCGAGGCACCGTTCGCGCCCAGGACGATGCGTCCATTAACGCCCGAACAGGCGGTCGCCTGGAACGCCGCCGCGCCGACCGTGGCGAAGCGCGTCGAATCCGCGTCCACCTTCGCGCTGCGGACCGGCAAGGCGGAGGATTACAGCCGTTCGCTGCAATGCCTGACGATGGCGGTCTATTACGAGGCTGGCAGCGAATCGGACGATGGCGAGCGCGCGGTGGCGCAGGTCATCCTCAACCGGGTGCGCCATCCCGCCTATCCCAAGACGGTCTGCGGCGTCGTCCTCGACGGATCACAACGCAGAACCGGCTGCCAGTTCACCTTCGTCTGCGACGGCGCGCTTGGCCGGTTACCGTCGCAGAAGGGCTGGCTGCGCGCCTCGCGGGTCGCGACGTCGGCATTGGGCGGCGCGGTGTTCGCGCCGGTGGGCTGGGCGACGCATTATCACGCCAACTACGTCGTGCCGTATTGGGCATCGAGCCTGGAAAAGGTCGCGGCAATCGGCGCGCACATCTTCTACCGCTGGAACGGTCCGGCCGGACGCGGCGGCGCGTTTCGCGGCGTCTATGCGGGTAACGAACCTGCGATGACGCTGCCCGCAGCGGTCGTTACCCCGACGGCGACGGACGCGACTGCGACGGTGGCCACCGCATCCGGCGCGGTCGCCCCGAGCGAGCGACCCGTCCTCAGCGGCTATCGCGCCAGTCTACCCGACGACTCCCCGGTGCCGACCGTCAGCCTTGGCGAACGGCGGGTGCTGCCGCGTGGTCCCGAAGTCGGCGACACCAGCGCTTCGGCGCCGACTCCAGAGCGCCGCGTCCTGCCGGTATCGCCTACCGCCAACTGA
- a CDS encoding acyltransferase, translating to MPLASRLFSRDAALDRDQIAPLQLLRGLAASGVVVEHLLERYVRRGAITHDLPDFTTRLGQTGVATFFAISGFIMVYIALREERPTPSGWSFLRNRFLRVAPLYYLTTLMIVAFGWLAQAMGARTIVAARLPNVTEFLLSFAFIPHRGANGLIQPIYELGWTLHYEMFFYLLFAAGLAVLARRGAFLVVAVLGLLVAAGTGIDAPPDRVGVSIAAYVFTRPIMGYFAIGIMIALVRHRIGDRLPVLPMSVIAVVAVAALGVATIYPSQLVAMAAIAGAVAVTVLTTPATTRRSDGFAVFSRAFGNASYSIYLTHSFVLGAFASATVSIVASGLPALVAMAALACIVCFGVGWLSWRLIELPIAEVLRGRRPSRAELVAP from the coding sequence GTGCCGCTGGCTTCGCGGCTGTTCTCGCGCGATGCGGCGCTGGACCGAGACCAGATCGCGCCGCTCCAGCTGCTGCGCGGACTGGCGGCATCGGGCGTCGTCGTCGAGCATTTGCTCGAGCGCTATGTCCGGCGCGGTGCGATTACCCACGACCTCCCCGATTTCACGACCCGCCTCGGCCAGACCGGAGTCGCCACCTTCTTCGCGATCAGCGGCTTCATCATGGTCTATATCGCGCTGCGGGAGGAGCGGCCGACGCCATCGGGCTGGTCGTTCCTGCGCAACCGGTTCCTGCGGGTCGCACCACTTTATTATCTGACGACGCTGATGATCGTCGCGTTCGGCTGGCTGGCGCAGGCGATGGGCGCACGGACCATTGTCGCGGCGCGCCTGCCGAACGTGACCGAATTCCTTTTGTCGTTCGCGTTCATCCCCCACCGCGGCGCCAACGGTTTGATCCAGCCGATCTACGAGCTGGGGTGGACGCTGCATTACGAGATGTTCTTCTACCTGCTGTTCGCGGCGGGCCTCGCAGTGCTGGCGCGGCGCGGCGCGTTCCTCGTGGTGGCGGTGCTGGGGCTGCTGGTTGCGGCCGGAACCGGGATCGATGCGCCACCTGACCGGGTCGGCGTGTCGATCGCCGCCTATGTCTTCACGCGGCCGATCATGGGCTATTTCGCGATTGGGATCATGATCGCGCTTGTCCGCCACCGGATCGGCGACCGCCTGCCGGTGCTGCCGATGTCGGTGATCGCGGTCGTCGCCGTAGCCGCGCTGGGAGTCGCCACTATCTACCCGAGCCAGCTCGTCGCAATGGCTGCAATCGCAGGAGCGGTGGCCGTAACCGTGCTCACGACGCCCGCGACGACGCGGCGGTCGGACGGGTTCGCGGTCTTCTCGCGTGCGTTCGGCAATGCGTCCTACAGCATCTATCTCACGCACAGCTTCGTGCTGGGCGCATTCGCGTCGGCGACGGTGTCGATCGTTGCATCCGGCCTGCCGGCGCTGGTCGCGATGGCGGCACTCGCCTGCATCGTGTGCTTCGGCGTGGGGTGGCTGTCCTGGCGGTTGATCGAGCTGCCGATCGCGGAGGTGCTGCGTGGACGGCGGCCGTCCAGGGCCGAACTCGTCGCGCCTTGA